One window of the Microvirga mediterraneensis genome contains the following:
- a CDS encoding DUF1127 domain-containing protein produces MITSIFLARLAAWRRYRQTFRELEALNDRELADLGIGRRDIRAIARQAAQ; encoded by the coding sequence ATGATCACATCCATATTTCTCGCCCGCCTCGCCGCCTGGCGCCGCTACCGCCAGACCTTCCGCGAGCTCGAAGCCCTCAATGACCGGGAGCTGGCCGATCTCGGCATCGGCCGCCGCGACATCCGGGCCATCGCCCGCCAAGCCGCCCAGTAA
- a CDS encoding class I SAM-dependent methyltransferase: protein MGFYARHIGPRLVSCLCAMDGIAAEREKVVPQAIGTVLEIGIGPGLNLSLYDPARVTRVIGVDPIAEFLDLGRERRRHSPVPLDIIQAPAEALPLADEVIDTAVITYTLCSVADPAQALREVRRVLKPNGRVLFLEHGLSSDAGVAAWQHRLNPIWRKLAVGCNLTRPVQKLLDEAGFTIQRIESYYLDGAPRPVGFLCQGVAQV, encoded by the coding sequence ATGGGGTTCTATGCACGCCATATCGGCCCACGCCTCGTCAGCTGCCTGTGCGCGATGGACGGCATTGCGGCCGAGCGCGAGAAGGTCGTGCCGCAGGCGATCGGCACGGTGCTGGAAATCGGGATCGGTCCGGGCTTGAACCTGTCGCTCTACGACCCTGCCCGCGTCACGCGCGTGATCGGCGTCGATCCCATCGCAGAGTTTCTCGATCTCGGCCGCGAGCGTCGCCGTCACTCGCCCGTCCCTCTGGACATCATCCAGGCTCCGGCGGAGGCTTTGCCTTTGGCGGACGAGGTCATCGACACGGCGGTGATCACCTATACCCTGTGCTCGGTGGCGGATCCGGCGCAGGCCCTGCGCGAGGTGCGGCGCGTGCTGAAGCCGAATGGGCGCGTGCTGTTCCTCGAACACGGCCTGTCGAGCGATGCGGGCGTGGCCGCCTGGCAGCATCGGCTCAACCCGATCTGGCGCAAGCTCGCCGTGGGGTGCAACCTGACGCGCCCGGTGCAGAAACTGCTCGACGAGGCCGGATTCACCATTCAGCGCATCGAGTCCTATTACCTCGACGGAGCGCCGCGCCCGGTCGGCTTCCTGTGCCAGGGCGTCGCGCAGGTTTGA
- a CDS encoding tlde1 domain-containing protein — MLNRSYPPRVRAPRKKRRNLFPTAVLVAISMSPLAYFVDFQHRSDEPREEQVSSIAAPAPVQVATAPAYDPALVDPTPAMKADALHFTRNAPLQSGFKSSPVRQQVAVAPAAPEAPAPAVEPTAPVVALAEAVQPLPAPVPLPVPRPTDLMPPRVTAAQTASIPARASVTPRTVTGAVAIASPPADNRSFIEKFFGIKPATPPEAALSYASLDNGTGSISPTSRFVPSPGTGSGGTAVYDITAQVVIMPNGERLEAHSGLGDMMDNPRYVNVRMKGATPPGTYVITEREALFHGVRALRLTPVGGSGAIYGRDGILAHTYMLGPRGDSNGCVSFRNYDRFLQAYLRGEVKRLVVTAGHGQDLLPRTARRSDRAI, encoded by the coding sequence ATGTTGAACAGGTCCTATCCGCCGCGCGTCCGCGCCCCTCGCAAGAAGCGGCGCAATCTTTTTCCGACGGCGGTCCTCGTGGCGATCTCCATGAGCCCACTCGCCTATTTCGTCGATTTCCAGCATCGGAGCGACGAGCCTCGCGAGGAACAGGTGAGCAGCATTGCTGCCCCGGCGCCCGTGCAGGTGGCAACGGCGCCCGCCTATGACCCGGCGCTGGTCGACCCCACACCGGCTATGAAGGCCGATGCCCTTCACTTCACACGCAATGCCCCGCTGCAATCGGGCTTCAAATCGTCTCCGGTGCGGCAACAGGTGGCCGTTGCGCCGGCTGCACCTGAGGCACCCGCTCCTGCCGTCGAGCCGACGGCACCGGTTGTTGCGCTGGCGGAAGCCGTGCAACCCCTCCCCGCGCCGGTGCCCCTGCCCGTGCCGCGCCCGACCGACCTGATGCCCCCCAGGGTCACCGCGGCCCAGACGGCGAGCATACCGGCACGGGCTTCGGTCACGCCGAGGACCGTGACCGGGGCGGTAGCCATAGCCAGCCCACCGGCCGACAACCGCTCCTTCATCGAGAAATTCTTCGGCATCAAGCCCGCCACCCCGCCCGAGGCGGCGCTCAGCTATGCCTCGCTCGACAACGGCACCGGCAGCATTTCCCCGACATCGCGCTTCGTGCCCTCGCCCGGGACCGGCAGCGGCGGGACCGCCGTCTACGACATCACCGCCCAGGTGGTCATCATGCCGAATGGCGAGAGGCTGGAGGCGCATTCGGGTCTCGGCGATATGATGGACAATCCGCGCTACGTGAACGTGCGGATGAAGGGCGCGACGCCGCCCGGCACCTACGTGATCACCGAACGCGAGGCACTCTTCCACGGGGTGCGCGCCCTGCGTCTCACGCCGGTCGGCGGCAGCGGCGCCATCTACGGCCGCGACGGCATTCTCGCCCACACCTATATGCTGGGCCCGCGCGGAGACTCCAACGGCTGCGTGTCGTTCAGGAATTACGACCGCTTCCTCCAGGCCTATCTCCGAGGCGAAGTGAAACGCCTCGTCGTGACTGCCGGCCACGGGCAGGATCTCCTCCCCCGGACGGCCCGCCGCTCCGACCGCGCCATCTGA
- a CDS encoding alpha/beta hydrolase — protein sequence MKATNRTRSCIAAAAVALCLAGCASPKGVLLPVAETVPGASKVDMLVATTRMRAKDPQEFYSGGRGPELSFAEFTVSIPPAANRAAGEVQWPQSTPGNPATDFVTLKADIIDRQQATAWFNRTVRTVPQRRVLVFIHGFNNRFDDAVFRFAQIVHDAGTPVVPVLFTWPSRGSVLAYGYDRESNTYSRNALEKTLRTLASDPAVGEISILAHSMGNWVTLEALRQMAIRDGRVAPKIRNVLLAAPDVDVDLFREAVLDMGKARPSFTLFVSQDDRALAISRRIWGDAVRLGAIDPEQEPYRSDLDKSGITVLNLSKLRTGDPLNHSKFAESPEVVRMIGRELAEGQTLTDARVGIGDRIIQVTAGAAAAVGTAAGLAVSAPVAVVDPRTRENFQGHVEGLGQAVSGTLTP from the coding sequence ATGAAGGCCACGAACAGGACCAGGTCCTGCATCGCGGCCGCCGCCGTTGCGCTCTGCCTCGCCGGATGCGCCAGCCCCAAGGGCGTTCTGCTTCCGGTGGCCGAGACGGTTCCCGGTGCGAGCAAGGTCGACATGCTGGTCGCCACGACCCGCATGAGGGCAAAAGATCCGCAGGAATTCTATTCGGGCGGCCGTGGACCGGAACTGTCCTTCGCCGAGTTCACGGTCTCGATCCCGCCGGCGGCCAACCGCGCGGCCGGCGAGGTGCAATGGCCGCAGAGCACCCCCGGCAATCCCGCCACGGATTTCGTCACCCTGAAGGCGGACATCATCGACCGCCAGCAGGCGACCGCATGGTTCAACCGTACCGTCCGGACCGTGCCGCAGCGGCGCGTGCTGGTGTTCATTCACGGCTTCAACAACCGCTTCGACGACGCGGTCTTCCGCTTCGCCCAGATCGTCCACGATGCCGGCACGCCCGTGGTGCCGGTGCTGTTCACCTGGCCGTCGCGCGGCAGCGTGCTGGCTTATGGCTACGACCGGGAGAGCAACACCTATTCCCGCAATGCCCTCGAGAAAACCCTGCGCACGCTGGCGAGCGACCCGGCCGTCGGGGAGATTTCGATCCTCGCGCATTCCATGGGCAATTGGGTGACCCTGGAGGCGCTGCGCCAGATGGCGATCCGCGACGGCCGCGTGGCGCCGAAGATCCGCAACGTGCTGCTGGCCGCTCCCGACGTGGATGTCGACCTGTTCCGCGAGGCGGTTCTCGACATGGGCAAGGCCCGCCCGTCCTTCACCCTCTTCGTGTCGCAGGACGACCGGGCGCTGGCGATCTCCCGACGCATTTGGGGCGACGCGGTGCGGCTCGGCGCCATCGACCCGGAGCAGGAGCCCTATCGCAGCGATCTCGACAAGTCGGGCATCACGGTCCTGAACCTGTCCAAGCTCAGGACCGGCGATCCCTTGAACCACTCCAAATTCGCCGAGAGCCCCGAAGTCGTGCGCATGATCGGCCGGGAACTCGCCGAAGGCCAGACCCTGACGGATGCCCGGGTCGGGATCGGCGACAGGATCATCCAGGTGACGGCGGGAGCCGCGGCCGCCGTCGGCACGGCGGCGGGCCTTGCCGTTTCGGCCCCGGTCGCGGTCGTCGATCCACGGACGCGCGAGAACTTCCAGGGTCATGTGGAAGGCCTCGGACAGGCCGTCTCGGGAACGCTCACGCCGTAG
- the aqpZ gene encoding aquaporin Z, with the protein MDLHNSYNIHKCVAEAIGTFWLTFAGCGSAVIAAAFPEVGIGLLGVALAFGLTVLTMAYAIGHISGCHLNPAVTVGLAAGGRFPRQDILPYIVSQVIGAVIASFVLYLIASGAPGFDLAKGFAANGYGAHSPGQYSLISGFVAEVVLTMMFLFIIMGSTHGKAPVGFAPIAIGLGLTLIHLVGIPITNTSVNPARSTGPALFVGGWALAQLWLFWVAPLIGGAIGGILYRWLSEEPSAQVTGVTPPAPAE; encoded by the coding sequence ATGGATCTCCACAACAGCTACAACATCCACAAATGCGTCGCCGAGGCGATCGGCACGTTCTGGCTCACCTTCGCCGGCTGCGGCAGCGCGGTGATCGCGGCCGCCTTTCCCGAGGTGGGCATCGGCCTGCTCGGCGTCGCCCTCGCCTTCGGCCTCACCGTGCTGACCATGGCCTATGCCATCGGCCACATCTCGGGTTGCCACCTGAACCCGGCCGTGACCGTCGGCCTCGCCGCGGGCGGCCGCTTCCCGCGGCAGGATATTCTGCCCTACATCGTGTCCCAGGTGATCGGCGCCGTCATCGCGTCCTTCGTCCTGTACCTGATCGCCTCCGGGGCGCCCGGCTTCGATCTCGCGAAGGGCTTTGCCGCCAACGGCTACGGCGCCCATTCGCCCGGCCAGTACAGCCTGATCTCCGGCTTTGTGGCCGAGGTCGTGCTGACCATGATGTTCCTGTTCATCATCATGGGCTCGACCCACGGCAAGGCTCCGGTCGGCTTCGCGCCCATCGCCATCGGCCTGGGCCTGACGCTGATCCACCTCGTCGGCATCCCGATCACCAACACCTCGGTGAACCCCGCCCGCAGCACCGGTCCGGCCCTGTTCGTGGGCGGCTGGGCCCTGGCGCAGTTGTGGCTGTTCTGGGTCGCGCCGCTGATCGGCGGCGCAATCGGCGGCATTCTCTATCGCTGGCTCAGCGAGGAGCCCTCGGCCCAGGTCACGGGCGTCACGCCGCCCGCGCCGGCCGAGTAA
- a CDS encoding formylglycine-generating enzyme family protein, translated as MTEAVSSRGDAPAPDMVRIPGGTFRMGSDRHYPEEAPVHRVTVDDFWMDRTPVTNREFRRFVEATGHVTVAERKPDPKDYPGALPEMLKAGSLVFSPPDYPVSLEDWSQWWSFTFGANWRRPYGRGSSIRGLDDHPVVHVAYADAQAYAAWAGKSLPTEAEWEYAARGGLDGAEFAWGDELTPGGRHMANTWQGAFPFQNKREDGYERTSPVTAFPPNAYGLHDMIGNVWEWTSDFYTPKHPADAPKACCIPENPRGGREADSYDPCQPEIRIPRRVLKGGSHLCAPSYCRRYRPAARHPQPVDTSTSHVGFRCIIREGTKP; from the coding sequence ATGACCGAAGCGGTTTCGTCCCGAGGAGATGCCCCGGCACCGGACATGGTCCGGATCCCCGGCGGCACGTTCCGCATGGGCTCGGACAGGCACTACCCCGAGGAAGCGCCGGTCCACCGCGTCACCGTCGACGATTTCTGGATGGACCGGACCCCGGTCACCAATCGGGAGTTCCGGCGCTTCGTCGAAGCGACCGGGCACGTCACCGTCGCGGAGCGCAAACCCGACCCCAAGGATTATCCCGGCGCGCTGCCGGAGATGCTCAAGGCGGGCTCCCTCGTCTTCAGCCCGCCCGATTACCCGGTCTCCCTGGAGGACTGGAGTCAATGGTGGTCCTTCACCTTCGGGGCGAACTGGCGTCGACCCTACGGGCGTGGATCGTCCATCAGGGGCCTCGACGATCATCCGGTCGTGCATGTTGCCTATGCCGATGCGCAGGCCTACGCCGCCTGGGCGGGCAAGAGCCTGCCGACCGAGGCCGAATGGGAATACGCCGCACGCGGCGGGCTCGACGGCGCGGAATTCGCCTGGGGCGACGAGCTCACGCCGGGCGGCCGTCACATGGCCAATACCTGGCAGGGCGCGTTTCCGTTCCAGAACAAACGCGAGGACGGCTACGAGCGCACTTCGCCGGTCACGGCCTTTCCGCCCAATGCCTATGGCCTGCACGACATGATCGGCAATGTCTGGGAATGGACCTCGGACTTCTACACGCCGAAACATCCGGCCGACGCCCCCAAGGCCTGCTGCATCCCCGAGAACCCGCGCGGCGGCCGCGAAGCCGACAGCTACGATCCGTGCCAGCCGGAGATCCGCATCCCGCGCCGGGTGCTCAAGGGCGGCTCGCACCTGTGCGCCCCGAGCTATTGCCGCCGCTACCGGCCGGCCGCCCGTCACCCGCAGCCGGTCGACACATCGACAAGCCATGTCGGCTTTCGGTGCATCATCAGAGAAGGGACGAAACCATGA
- a CDS encoding DUF1254 domain-containing protein, giving the protein MSLPRPDFAARTILALGLCAATFGFGPGARAQTITQDEARSIATAAYIYFYPLITMDVTRKQLTNIPPGESGIGGPMNSFVNVPAFPTAEMRSVVRPNFDTLYSSAWIDLTREPMVISAPDTGGRYYLLPMLDMWTDVFASPGWRTTGTQAGNFLLTPPGWTGSVPDGFSRIQAPTPYVWIIGRTKTDGPSDYDAVHKIQAGFKVTPLSEWGKPPKPVEARIDPSVDVKTPPKVQVDSMAGDKFFAYAAQLLKQHPPHATDQPMIARLKRIGFEAGKDFDTARLDPVVKKEIDSAPKNAQSLMEWKVPTLARVANHWSMNTDTMGVYGNYYLKRAIVAQFGLGANLPEDAIYPLNLGDETGRPLDGADKYTLRFDANALPPADAFWSVTLYDKDGFQVANSLDRFALSSWMPLQHDPDGSLTLYVQNDSPGKDREANWLPAPKGPFNLTMRIYAPKADALTGRWNPPSVTKPPAAPSLAAQ; this is encoded by the coding sequence ATGAGCTTGCCTCGGCCTGACTTTGCTGCGCGTACGATCCTGGCGCTCGGTCTGTGCGCGGCGACATTCGGCTTCGGCCCTGGGGCCCGCGCCCAAACGATCACGCAGGACGAGGCCCGCTCCATCGCCACCGCGGCCTACATCTATTTCTATCCTCTCATCACCATGGACGTGACACGCAAGCAGCTCACGAACATCCCGCCGGGAGAAAGCGGCATCGGCGGGCCGATGAACAGCTTCGTCAATGTGCCGGCCTTTCCGACGGCGGAGATGCGCTCGGTCGTGCGGCCCAATTTCGATACGCTCTATTCCAGCGCCTGGATCGACCTGACCCGGGAGCCCATGGTGATCTCCGCACCCGATACGGGCGGACGATACTACCTCCTGCCCATGCTCGACATGTGGACCGATGTCTTCGCATCGCCGGGATGGCGCACCACGGGGACGCAGGCGGGCAATTTCCTGCTGACCCCGCCGGGCTGGACCGGATCCGTGCCGGACGGTTTCTCGCGCATCCAGGCCCCAACGCCTTACGTGTGGATCATCGGCCGCACCAAGACCGATGGGCCTTCCGACTACGACGCGGTCCATAAGATCCAGGCCGGATTCAAGGTGACTCCCCTGTCGGAATGGGGCAAGCCGCCGAAGCCCGTCGAGGCCAGGATCGACCCCTCCGTCGACGTGAAGACGCCGCCGAAGGTGCAGGTCGACTCGATGGCCGGTGACAAGTTCTTCGCCTATGCCGCCCAGCTGCTCAAGCAGCACCCGCCGCATGCTACCGACCAGCCCATGATCGCCCGCCTGAAGCGCATCGGCTTCGAAGCCGGGAAAGACTTCGACACCGCCCGCCTCGATCCCGTCGTGAAGAAGGAAATCGACTCGGCCCCGAAGAACGCCCAAAGCCTCATGGAGTGGAAGGTCCCGACGCTCGCCCGCGTCGCCAACCACTGGTCCATGAACACGGACACGATGGGCGTCTACGGAAACTACTATCTCAAGCGCGCCATCGTGGCCCAGTTCGGCCTGGGGGCGAACCTGCCCGAGGATGCGATCTATCCGCTCAACCTCGGCGACGAAACCGGCAGGCCGCTCGACGGGGCGGACAAGTACACGCTGCGCTTCGATGCAAACGCGCTTCCACCCGCCGACGCGTTCTGGTCGGTGACGCTCTACGACAAGGACGGGTTCCAGGTCGCCAATTCCCTCGACCGCTTCGCCCTCAGCAGCTGGATGCCTCTCCAGCACGATCCGGACGGATCGCTGACCCTCTATGTGCAGAACGACAGCCCCGGCAAGGATCGGGAAGCCAACTGGCTGCCTGCTCCGAAGGGGCCCTTCAACCTGACAATGCGGATCTATGCGCCGAAAGCGGACGCTCTGACGGGACGGTGGAACCCACCCTCCGTCACCAAGCCCCCCGCGGCACCGAGCCTGGCCGCGCAATGA
- a CDS encoding YidH family protein — protein sequence MPKPPVDAQSASDTISVELSSRRTGMSFQRTRMSADRTLMAVIRTSLSLISFGFTIYQVFEKLREQQLLTGARPARNFGVALVALGITMLVIGIVYHVQFMLGLRKERTAMKVAGLIRAESKFPPSLTLITAVILLLIGIAAIVSMVFQVGPFG from the coding sequence ATGCCAAAGCCTCCCGTCGATGCGCAGTCCGCCTCAGACACGATATCGGTCGAACTGTCGTCACGGCGCACGGGAATGTCGTTCCAGCGCACCCGCATGAGCGCCGACCGAACATTGATGGCCGTGATCCGCACGTCGCTATCGTTGATCAGCTTCGGATTCACGATCTATCAGGTCTTCGAGAAGCTCAGGGAGCAGCAATTGCTGACCGGCGCCCGCCCGGCGCGAAATTTCGGCGTCGCCCTCGTGGCACTCGGCATCACCATGCTGGTGATCGGGATCGTCTATCACGTCCAGTTCATGCTCGGACTGCGCAAGGAGCGCACGGCCATGAAGGTCGCGGGCCTTATCCGCGCGGAGAGCAAATTTCCGCCGTCGCTCACGCTGATCACCGCCGTGATCCTTCTTCTGATCGGCATCGCGGCCATCGTGAGCATGGTTTTCCAGGTCGGACCGTTCGGTTGA